The Chryseobacterium glaciei DNA window CATTAAAAGTATCATTAAAAGCCCCTAACTTTATGGTACCATCTGTCATAATGAAATCCAGATAAGCATCACCATTGAAATCTCCCGTAAGCTTTAATTTGTCAAACAAAGCCTGGCTATCCATATTCCAGCCACTAATTTCTGTAGGTTTCTGTGGCGAATAGGTAAATTCTGCCGAATTAGACGGTTCCTCATTGGAATTATGTTCTGTAATATTCTTTACATACTGATATCCTGTGGCATCGGTAGTATACTCTACAATATATTTATTAAATAGATTGCCATTTGTTTTTACAATTATATTCTGTAAAATCTTTTTCTGTGTAAAAAGTGTTCCCGGTCCATTAACAAACGCTGTTTCAAAGTTATTGCGATCTGTATAATTAAAAAGGATTTCGTTGAAGTCATTTTTCCCGAGTGGTTCATTCCCACCCCAAGTAATGGATTTAATAATGCTTACGTTCTCTTGCTGCTCGTAATTATAACGGATAATGTTTCCATTAATATCCTTCCATTTTACAATATTAAAGTTGAGACGGTTAGCAGCATCATTCCACCCGGCAGTAGTATTTCCGTACCATGCTTGTGACCCATCCTCAAAGGTTACCTCCCAATATTCGGGCTGCTTCCAGTTGGATTGATTTCCCAGGGATTTAATTTTAATATTAGAGTACTTTTCGGTGACGTATTCCGCACCATCTTTGCCATACTCTCCTGATTTTAAAATAAGCTTTTGACCATTGAAGCTGTAATAATCGGAATAATCTAATTGCACGGCTTTTTGCTCTCCATCTTTTTCAATAGTTTTACCTAATCTCGATATAGAAGAAATTCCTGAGATATTCCATCCTTGGCCTGCAATTCCATTTCCGGCATTACTACTATAGGTAAGATTGATTTCAGGAGCAATATTTTTTACTCCAGGTGGTAGAGAAATGGGCAAAGTATACTCAAGCTGTCCTCTCGCATCTACTTCTATAGCCCCTTTGGTATCATGGAATTTCGGTACCGGTGTGGTTTGTGAAAACCCTGCAATGGATGTACACAGCAGCACCAGAGACCAAAATAATCTCTTTTTTTTGTTATAAAAATTCATAATTTTTTTTTGTATTATCTTTTGATGATGTTTTTACTGAAAATTCTTCCGTCTTTTAACGTAAAGCGTAATACATATACGCCCCATTCATAATCGGACATATTAATTTTCAATTCTCTGTTTAAACTTGGAATATTTTGTTGTTGAAATTTCCAGTGAACAGTACTGTGTTGAAATAATGAAACCGATTCTATCAAGCCATCAACCTCTTCTGTCCAGTCAATGGTTAAGAAATCGTTAACCGGAACAGGATACAGGCGTATCTGTTTCCAAAATGCTTTCTCATCCATAACGGTAGATTGAATTATGGAAGTAGCTTTAGATGCCTGTTTGGCATTGGCATCGATACCCCTGTACCTTTGATTGCCTGCTTCGTCGTATTTAAAGTAGACCTCGGTTTGGGAGAACCCTAAAAACCCTATTAATAAAGAAAATAGGGAAAGTACTTTTTTTCTCATAAGTATTGTAATTTTTTATTATAAAGCAGTAAAAATATTCAAAATATTATTTCTCAGTATAGGGGTTTATACGGAATATTATTTCGAAAATTCCCGTAAAAACCCTGAAAATTATAAGATAATATTTTCATATAACTGAGGTCTTTCCTCAACCGCATACAAAAGTAGAGCTGCACAGCGACAGAACTCGTCGTATTATATTAGATGTTAAATTGTTTGTTTATTTTTATTAGCCGGAACATAATAAATACCGAATTATTCAGATGTAGAGATTGGCTAATAAACATTTGACTATGTGTTAACGCAAAAAAGGCCTGCTTTTAAAACAGACCTTTTCCAGTAATAGTATTCTTGCTTATTATTTTCCTTTGTCGTTAAACTGAAAGCTTACTTTCTGTTCATGACCTTTGTTGTCAGATACCCAGACATCAAAAGCTTGTGTAACAGTAGATTCTGACACATAATGCAGCCTAAAGATTTGTTCAGGCAAAACATAAGAATCATTCGGCTTTAGCGTGAACATTTTACCACTTCCGAGTAACAATTTTCCTGAACCGTCAAATTGAAAATAACGAATATAGTATTGGGTACTTTCATAATTACCTTCTGTTTTTAAAGTACATCTGATGGTTACAGTTTCTCCTTTGGCAATGCTCTTTGGAACAGGCATCACCTGTAGCTCAAATGGAAAATCGGTTTTTATATCCAGTTCTTTATCACAGGAATTGAGGGCAAACACAAATAGTAATAAAGTAACTGTTGAGGCTGTGAGAATCAACCTTTTAATAAAAGATCTTTTTTCTCTATCATATTTATTCATTTTTTTAGGTTTAAAAGTTAAAAAATATAGCGTAGTCCTATACCGGCCGATGGCCTGAACCTTTCTACAGAAGTTCCCCAGACTGCTTTGGTTTTTCCCTGTATGAGCATCACCAAATGATCACCAAGATAGGTTTCCAAAGAAAGACGTAAGCCGCCTCCATAAATAAAACTGTCCTTATTTTGTATTACAGCCCCATTGGGCAGCGCATTCTCACCCTGGTTGATGATTTCGTATCCGGCAACAGCAATGATCCCCATATTCAAAAAAATATTCTTTGCCCAATCTCCTAAAAGCACAAAGCTGTATCCACCTTCCGCAGAGTATGTTTCAACAGGAATAGTATAATTTTCAAACTCATGGTTCTTATGGGAGTATTCAACAGCCCATAGCTGGTAGTTCCCATTTTTTCCATTGATGGTCATTCCTGCCTGCATATAGAAAAAATCATGCAATGGCTTCTTATCGGATATCAACCCGATACTTGCTTCAAATCCTTTTTGTCCCTTGATCAGTCGTTGCGCATAGAGGTCTGTAGTACTGACTATAAGCATCAGTATCGTAAAAATATATATCTTCATTTCGATGAGTTTTAAAGGTTAAAAGATCAGTTTCAGATCAGTGACAGGCTTTGCATGGATCAGATCCATGTTTTCCACTTCTACTCTTTGATGCCTGCCTCCGTTCTTTTCGAATATTTCAATGACTAAAACCTTATCGTCAGCTAATGTGAACTGATCTAACAGAAATACATTCCGTTCCGTACGGCTGTCTTTTACATCTGTCAAGGGTAGATAGGTTCTTAACGGCATGAGTTCATTCTCCTGCACGGCGGTTCTTTTGGATGTCTTTTTATCTGCAATCTTGAAAGTCATAAAGTCAACAGGAAATGGTACGCTCGTATCATTTCTCAGTTCTGTATGAAAGTAGTACTTCCCGTTGTAGATATAAATACCTTTTAGCATAAAACTGATTCCAAAACTTTGAGAACCAATGTGTTTAAGCAGCTTTTTGTTTCTGGTGTAAATGGCTTTCAAAGCGGACTGAGTTAAGGACGGGTGGTTGCCACCCAGATCTTCAAAAAGAACATCATTTACCTTTTCTTTCTCCTGGGTTTGAAGTATTTTTTGCACATCATAATTCAAAGTAGCCGGACAACAGCTGT harbors:
- a CDS encoding T9SS type A sorting domain-containing protein; the protein is MRKKVLSLFSLLIGFLGFSQTEVYFKYDEAGNQRYRGIDANAKQASKATSIIQSTVMDEKAFWKQIRLYPVPVNDFLTIDWTEEVDGLIESVSLFQHSTVHWKFQQQNIPSLNRELKINMSDYEWGVYVLRFTLKDGRIFSKNIIKR
- the traN gene encoding conjugative transposon protein TraN, producing MKYLIKSLFMVTFLAIFTIQLHAQQDSIPPADTLTTESRLKTGRVEPYWLTVTYDKTTHIIFPSKIRYVDLGSENLIAGKADEAENVLRVKAAVRNFESETNFSVITEDGRFYSFDVFYSCCPATLNYDVQKILQTQEKEKVNDVLFEDLGGNHPSLTQSALKAIYTRNKKLLKHIGSQSFGISFMLKGIYIYNGKYYFHTELRNDTSVPFPVDFMTFKIADKKTSKRTAVQENELMPLRTYLPLTDVKDSRTERNVFLLDQFTLADDKVLVIEIFEKNGGRHQRVEVENMDLIHAKPVTDLKLIF
- a CDS encoding DUF3872 domain-containing protein, with product MNKYDREKRSFIKRLILTASTVTLLLFVFALNSCDKELDIKTDFPFELQVMPVPKSIAKGETVTIRCTLKTEGNYESTQYYIRYFQFDGSGKLLLGSGKMFTLKPNDSYVLPEQIFRLHYVSESTVTQAFDVWVSDNKGHEQKVSFQFNDKGK
- a CDS encoding conjugal transfer protein TraO — encoded protein: MLIVSTTDLYAQRLIKGQKGFEASIGLISDKKPLHDFFYMQAGMTINGKNGNYQLWAVEYSHKNHEFENYTIPVETYSAEGGYSFVLLGDWAKNIFLNMGIIAVAGYEIINQGENALPNGAVIQNKDSFIYGGGLRLSLETYLGDHLVMLIQGKTKAVWGTSVERFRPSAGIGLRYIF